A window from Dehalococcoidia bacterium encodes these proteins:
- the gyrA gene encoding DNA gyrase subunit A has product MVSGPAIAKVLTPVRIEEELRSSYLDYAMSVIVARALPDVRDGLKPVQRRILYAMQELGLRPGAPYKKSARIVGEVLGKYHPHGDAPVYEAMVRMAQDFTLRYPLVDGQGNFGSIDDDPPAAMRYTEARLAPIAEEMLADIDRDTVDFVLNFDGSLQEPAVLPARLPNLLVNGASGIAVGMATSIPPHNLAEVCDAIVRLIDDPDTPVEDLLGIVQGPDFPTGGIVLAGAGRQSLLRAYATGQGRILVRGKAQVVEPKKGRPTIVITEVPYQVNKAALVERIATLAREKKIEGIAEVRDESDREGLRVVVELKREAQADIVLNNLYKHTPLQSAFTVHMLALVEGQPRVLSLKEMLGLYIQHRQQVVTRRAQHDLRKAQERAHILEGLRIALQFLDEVIRIIRQAPDADTARQRLMERFGLTQVQAQAILDMQLRRLTALDRQKLEEEYQALRQEIERLQALLADPRKILAEVRRETLQLKKDYGDARRTQVLAEEVRELSREELVPHAQVVVTLSANGYIKRIPVSTYHRQHRAGKGVKGMLTREDDAVRHLVVCDTHDTLLLFSKRGWVYALKVYDIPEDTTRATRGTPLANLVGIGTGEAITSVRAVSALGGEAFLLLCTRQGEVKRIPLAALASVRTAGLVAMDLEAGDELVSAQVVGEEDEVVLVTRRGKALRTRVASIPQRSRQAGGVRGIRLAKDDQVVAMEVVRPGGELLVVSAQGFGKRTPLDEFRPLRRGRKGIATFAVSDKTGPVALARVVPPHPEADLVVATAKAHVLRTTLGEVPTYHRDSRGARIIALEEGDSVASLAVAWEEASSADRG; this is encoded by the coding sequence ATGGTCTCTGGCCCTGCCATCGCCAAAGTCCTCACCCCCGTCCGCATAGAAGAGGAACTGCGCTCCTCCTACCTGGACTACGCCATGTCCGTCATCGTGGCGCGGGCGTTGCCCGATGTGCGGGATGGCCTCAAGCCTGTCCAACGGCGCATCCTCTACGCCATGCAGGAGCTGGGCCTGCGCCCCGGCGCCCCCTACAAAAAGTCCGCCCGCATCGTGGGCGAGGTGCTGGGCAAATACCACCCCCACGGCGACGCCCCCGTCTACGAGGCCATGGTGCGCATGGCCCAGGACTTCACCCTCCGCTACCCCCTGGTGGACGGCCAGGGCAACTTCGGCTCCATTGACGACGACCCTCCCGCCGCCATGCGCTACACCGAGGCGCGCCTGGCCCCCATCGCCGAGGAGATGCTGGCCGACATTGACCGGGACACGGTGGACTTCGTCCTCAACTTTGACGGCTCCCTGCAGGAGCCCGCCGTGCTCCCCGCCCGTCTGCCCAACCTGCTGGTCAACGGGGCCAGCGGCATCGCCGTCGGCATGGCCACCTCCATCCCCCCCCACAACCTCGCGGAGGTGTGCGATGCCATCGTCCGCCTCATAGACGACCCCGACACCCCCGTGGAGGACCTGCTGGGCATCGTGCAGGGGCCCGATTTCCCCACGGGGGGCATCGTCCTGGCAGGCGCAGGGCGCCAGAGCCTCCTGCGCGCCTATGCCACCGGCCAGGGGCGCATCCTGGTGCGGGGGAAGGCCCAGGTGGTGGAGCCCAAAAAGGGCCGCCCCACCATCGTCATCACGGAAGTTCCCTACCAGGTGAACAAGGCCGCCCTGGTGGAGCGCATCGCCACCCTCGCCCGCGAAAAGAAGATAGAAGGCATCGCCGAGGTGCGGGACGAATCCGACCGGGAGGGCCTGCGGGTAGTGGTGGAACTCAAGCGGGAAGCCCAGGCGGACATCGTCCTGAACAACCTCTACAAGCACACCCCCCTGCAGAGCGCCTTCACCGTGCACATGCTGGCCCTAGTGGAGGGCCAGCCCCGCGTGCTCTCCCTGAAGGAGATGCTGGGACTGTACATCCAGCATCGCCAGCAGGTGGTAACCCGCCGCGCCCAGCACGACCTGCGCAAGGCCCAGGAGCGCGCCCACATCCTGGAGGGCCTGCGCATCGCCCTCCAGTTCCTGGACGAGGTCATTCGCATCATCCGCCAGGCCCCCGACGCCGACACCGCCCGCCAACGCCTGATGGAGCGCTTCGGCCTCACCCAGGTGCAGGCCCAGGCTATCTTGGACATGCAACTGCGCCGCCTCACCGCCCTGGACCGCCAGAAACTGGAGGAGGAATACCAGGCCCTGCGCCAGGAGATTGAACGCCTCCAGGCCCTTTTGGCCGACCCCCGCAAAATTCTGGCCGAGGTGCGCCGGGAAACCCTCCAACTGAAGAAGGACTACGGCGACGCCCGCCGCACTCAGGTGCTCGCCGAGGAGGTGCGGGAACTCTCCCGGGAGGAACTGGTGCCCCACGCCCAGGTGGTGGTTACCCTCTCGGCCAATGGCTACATCAAGCGCATCCCCGTCAGCACCTACCATCGCCAGCACCGGGCGGGCAAGGGCGTGAAGGGCATGCTCACCCGCGAGGACGACGCCGTCCGCCACCTGGTGGTGTGCGACACCCACGACACCCTCCTCCTGTTCTCCAAGCGGGGGTGGGTGTATGCCCTCAAGGTCTACGACATCCCCGAAGACACCACCCGCGCCACCCGGGGCACACCCCTGGCCAACCTGGTGGGCATCGGCACGGGGGAGGCCATCACCTCCGTGCGGGCCGTCTCCGCCCTGGGGGGCGAGGCGTTCCTGCTCCTGTGCACCCGGCAGGGCGAGGTGAAGCGCATCCCCCTGGCAGCCCTGGCCAGTGTGCGGACCGCGGGCCTGGTGGCTATGGACTTGGAGGCGGGCGACGAACTGGTCTCCGCCCAGGTGGTGGGGGAAGAGGATGAGGTGGTGCTGGTTACCCGCCGGGGGAAGGCTCTGCGCACCCGGGTGGCGTCCATCCCCCAGCGCTCCCGTCAGGCGGGGGGTGTGCGGGGCATCCGCCTAGCGAAGGACGACCAGGTGGTCGCCATGGAGGTGGTGCGCCCCGGGGGCGAACTGCTGGTGGTCAGCGCCCAGGGCTTCGGCAAGCGCACCCCCCTGGACGAGTTCCGCCCCCTAAGGCGGGGGAGGAAGGGTATCGCCACCTTCGCTGTCTCCGACAAGACAGGCCCCGTGGCCCTGGCGCGGGTGGTGCCCCCCCACCCGGAGGCCGACCTGGTGGTGGCCACCGCCAAAGCCCATGTCCTGCGCACCACCCTGGGGGAGGTGCCCACCTACCATCGGGACAGCCGAGGGGCGCGCATCATCGCCCTGGAGGAGGGGGATAGTGTCGCCTCCCTGGCCGTGGCGTGGGAGGAGGCGTCGTCGGCCGACAGGGGCTAG
- a CDS encoding winged helix-turn-helix domain-containing protein, translated as MEQVGRLSPVPSLTQQDDKSGLWLQELQATRQRLITELQSVDASLAQIHAQYVREIKPLEQKKKILQEKLDHVDALLRLEGLAVENPSTQQERGRRPVDVAYDVLCGYGKPMHYRMIAEKVLANGVYIGGKDPAANLLTQITRDKRFVQAGQRGYYALVSWGTETVSARRKRRSRSQKSGNKII; from the coding sequence ATGGAGCAGGTTGGCAGGTTATCCCCCGTACCGTCATTGACACAGCAAGATGACAAAAGTGGTCTGTGGTTACAGGAGCTACAGGCGACGCGCCAGCGTCTGATAACCGAGCTCCAGAGCGTTGATGCGTCGCTGGCTCAAATACACGCTCAATATGTACGGGAAATCAAGCCTTTGGAACAAAAAAAGAAGATTTTACAAGAAAAGTTAGACCATGTTGACGCATTATTGCGATTGGAGGGTTTGGCGGTTGAGAATCCTTCTACACAGCAAGAGCGTGGGCGGAGACCTGTTGATGTAGCATATGATGTTTTATGCGGATATGGTAAGCCTATGCACTACAGAATGATAGCGGAAAAAGTCCTCGCAAATGGGGTCTACATCGGCGGCAAAGACCCGGCAGCAAATCTACTCACACAGATCACACGCGACAAGCGGTTCGTGCAAGCCGGGCAACGGGGATACTATGCGCTAGTATCATGGGGAACAGAAACAGTTAGTGCAAGGCGCAAACGACGCAGTAGGTCGCAAAAAAGCGGCAATAAGATTATATAG
- a CDS encoding MFS transporter — MRISHTGEAPPAPLRSALGFVLLLGVVSLCADVAYEGARSITGPFLAHLGASAATVGVVAGLGEVMGYALRLPAGYLADRTRRYWPIAMLGYAVNMTAVPLLALASRWDVASALIVAERIGKGVRTPARDTMLSYAAARLGRGWAFGLHEALDQIGAVAGPLVVAGALALGGGYRWAFAILAVPAGMALLVLALARWQYPHPQRLEPPSPVPAQASRLSPRFWLYIAFIALAVAGFAHFQVMGFHFKQAGVVAEVHIPLLFALAMGVDALAGLALGRWFDRVGLRSLLVVPLLSLPIAPLVFSASAGMALAGVLLWGVVLGAQETVCKAAVVSLAPPERRGWAFGVFNAAYGIAWMVGSAAMGALYEAGIGWVVGFAVALEALAIPVVWLVVRREGQKG, encoded by the coding sequence ATGCGCATCTCGCACACTGGGGAGGCTCCCCCCGCCCCCCTGCGCAGTGCCCTGGGGTTCGTGCTCCTGCTGGGGGTGGTGAGCCTCTGCGCCGATGTGGCTTATGAGGGTGCCCGCAGCATCACCGGCCCCTTCCTGGCCCACCTGGGGGCCTCCGCCGCCACCGTCGGCGTTGTGGCCGGCCTGGGGGAGGTGATGGGCTATGCCCTCCGCCTGCCTGCCGGCTACCTGGCCGACCGCACCCGCCGCTACTGGCCCATCGCTATGCTGGGCTATGCCGTGAACATGACGGCCGTGCCCCTTCTCGCCCTGGCCAGCCGGTGGGATGTGGCCTCGGCCCTTATCGTGGCCGAACGCATCGGCAAAGGGGTACGCACCCCCGCACGGGATACCATGCTCTCTTACGCTGCGGCCCGTCTGGGGCGGGGGTGGGCCTTCGGCCTCCACGAGGCCCTGGACCAGATAGGGGCCGTGGCGGGCCCCCTGGTGGTGGCGGGGGCCTTGGCTCTGGGGGGTGGCTATCGGTGGGCTTTCGCCATTCTGGCCGTGCCGGCGGGGATGGCCCTCCTGGTTTTGGCCCTGGCGCGTTGGCAGTATCCCCACCCCCAGCGCTTAGAGCCCCCCTCCCCCGTCCCTGCCCAGGCGTCCCGCCTGTCCCCCCGCTTCTGGCTCTACATCGCCTTCATTGCCCTGGCTGTGGCGGGCTTCGCCCACTTCCAGGTCATGGGCTTCCACTTCAAACAGGCGGGCGTGGTGGCAGAGGTGCACATCCCTCTCCTGTTCGCCTTGGCGATGGGGGTGGATGCCCTGGCGGGTTTGGCCCTGGGGCGCTGGTTTGACCGGGTGGGGCTGCGCTCCCTGCTGGTGGTGCCCCTGCTCAGCCTGCCCATCGCCCCGTTGGTGTTCTCCGCCTCGGCGGGGATGGCCCTGGCGGGGGTGCTCCTGTGGGGCGTGGTGCTGGGGGCCCAGGAGACGGTATGCAAAGCGGCGGTGGTCTCCCTGGCTCCGCCCGAGCGCCGGGGCTGGGCCTTCGGCGTCTTCAACGCAGCCTATGGTATCGCCTGGATGGTGGGGAGCGCCGCCATGGGGGCACTGTATGAGGCGGGTATTGGGTGGGTGGTGGGCTTCGCCGTCGCCCTGGAGGCGTTGGCGATTCCGGTGGTGTGGTTGGTGGTGCGGAGGGAGGGACAAAAAGGCTAG